AGTGGAGAAACTCGAATCCAAGTACTTCAAAAATCCATAATCTACCTTATTACTGGTTGTTTTGTTTCCAACATGTGATCAAGAATGAATAAATCATCCTCATTAAGTGATAAAATTATTATCCagaacatttattttttgtaaatatatattcCTCCTATCATTAAAAAATAGTCTGCCTTGATAAACTATACATGTCAAAGAGGTAATAATATTCCAGTAATATTTGTCATCGCTTGTATCAATACTTTCCAAATCATGCAAAATTCAAAGATTCAATCTTCTAAATTATGATTACTTTGTCAGAAAGGGGTGTAATGTGAAATGAGTGATTTTGctaaagcattttgatttagCCCAACTTTCCTTCTCCTACCCTTACGGTCaatgaaaaccaaaaattttatcatcttttGAATGTATGAAAGTTTCTGATTTTGActtcaaaagagaaaaagataagtAAGAATACAAATTTAAACTATGAATCTCGGGTGCATAAACATATAAGTGTAGacaataatttaagaaaaaataaacataatttttattttaataatataaatacaaTAGAATTTTAACGTATAAGGCTAtagacataattttttatataaatggtTTCAATGAAGAAGCTAAGGGGCATGCcttgcttcttctttcttttttttcttttttttttctttttttgtattttagtcataaattaataaattacataatataaatataattaaatttcaacctatcatcataattttttattatataaatggTTTCGTTAGAGGTAAagggctttttattttattttatttttttgtctttttgtggTAAATTGATAAATTACAGATATATTACATGGAGATAAAAGTATTGGCCCACTAgtattttgaggaaaaaaattattggttttATTCTAACCTCAAATCTTTAAATTCattaagaaaacccaaaaaaattaaaaataacacaTTGACCCAATGTTTGGCCTAACCTAATAGCTCATCcgattttaattttgattttgagttttttttttttttttttttaaagccccttcaaattcaaacaccaaaaaacatataacaaaatcaaattCCCTAATAGCTCATccgattttgattttttattttggtttaaaaaaagtcccttcaaattcaaacaccaaaaaacaacaaaaacaaattcccaaatcagtattgctattaaaaaaaatcagcaatataaggaaaaaaattcccTTGTAAATCAGACTCctccaaaatacaaaaagagaaaTCATCTCTAGCATATATTTATCATTTActtgggggaaaaaaatctaaatataacaaaaacttCCTAACTCTCTCCTCTGCTTTGCTTCTACACAGCCTCCAGTCAACTTTCAGTGACCGGCACCTCCAAACCAAAAATCAGTGTTGCCCTGGTAAGGTATAGTATATCTAATTATCtatctctttgttttgtttttttctttgctgtGATTTTTCTCTGTTGATAAAGTCTCTCTTTTTGGTAAAGTAGTGCTCAGCTTTACtttatttgatgtttattaATGCCCACCTGggctgattctcaaaaaaaaaaaaacaaaaacaaaaacttgatgtttattgtatttatttactttatggCTTTAtgctattgtttttgtttttgtttttttttttaaattatatttcgTGTACTGGTTTTTGTGCTTTTGTTTGATTGCACATAGAATTACTGTGCAAGTGTATAACTACTAGCTAGTTTAtaactttctcaacaaaaaaaaagttcataaaatttaatattcatGGTTTCTAAAGCGTTAGTAATTTGATGgagaaattaattaaattggaAACAATTGTTCAAAATTTGACATTTATCACTCAATTATCTAtctaaaatactaaaatttcaTATGTTGAAATCTGTATAGGTTATAATGACTCATAGATGTGAACATGATGAAATTGATATTGCTGTCTTTGAACTCAATCCTAATTATGACCACCAATATGGGAATGAGatttttagcaagaaaaaaattgataaattttttttatgattaaatataattttagtacCATTCAATATAGGACTCAATGGagtcaaaattaatttataaaatataataatacttttttaagGCCTCAATTTGTAATTAGTTTGGCTCTGTCACCAATGGATTCAAAGTTTAAATtccaaattctttattttttgagaaaaatactTTGTCATCTTAGCTAAATTCACTATAAacagatttcaaaaaaaaaacaaacaaacaaacaaacaaaaatgagaacAATAATTATTTTCCTATAGAGTGTTTGCATCTAggtgtttaaaaaaatacatattttatacattcaaaagttactttatctatttcattatttcattttatagtTCACCCAACATTCTGATTCTTATTTTTCAaccctatttatttatttatttattcatttctctctcttacattttttttttatctcttcctataaaacaaaacaaataaaataatatattgatGTAAATCATGTTTTGGGCATGAGAATGTAATATTGGAATTTGTGGCTAATACTTAAATACTTCCAAAAGAGGGCTCCTTAAATTTGAAGTCaatttatgtattaattttttaaaaaaattataaattataacgATGATTTCATGGGGTCCTTGTGTCAACTATTCATAGGCCTGTTATGAATAGAAGTCACAGCCGCCTATTTGAAGTCTTGAGCATCACAACGCTCCGCCGGTCGCATATCTAACCAACTGTCTAAGCGGACCCCACCCTAACTAACACACACCAGCCCACGTAACCAACGCGAACTCCACGCGGCATACCGTATCTCCGATCTCTACAATGTTATGCCCCCAAATTCCTATTTCTTATTCCACACGCCAACCTCAACCTCctacttccttttctttttcttatctttGATGGGGACACTGTCTCCCTAAGTCAATAATTGGTGGTCCTTTCTAGTTGTACTTTGGCAACTacatggaaaaaagaaaaaaaaaaatcacacaaattcCCCTCATGCTTTTCCATAAAAACACAAAGCCCATATCTATATAGTATCCGTTTAGAAATAGTCTATTAatagataaattttaaaaagttagttaatataatacaataagactcataaataatataaaaaaatatagtaaaattaatagataatagcaaaaataagctaaatagtaaaataaaattgactttaAACTCTAATCTTAAATGCAACTAGAGAGTGTAAGAGTTCATCCCTTTATTTTCTCATCAAATTGTTTCATATTAGGGTTTTGTGAAgcactaaaaaaatttagagtgaTTAAAGGTTACATAATTAACCATTTGTTCATGAAATAATATCACAAAGAACTAAAGGTTCAATCTTAGCTGCTTGAAGATGCTGTGCACTTGTACTTTTTTGTGAGTAATACTATgttcacaacacttttataatattttcacatcaAATCTTAAATGATTGACTGTTATTGGTTATAGTTTGAGTCACCactaatatttctttttcaaccactagtaataatttttcatactGAATTTGTAGTGAAAGTTTCGTGAACTCaacatttctctattttttattggaatCAAAATGACTAgtttagactaaaaaaaaaacagtatcaCAACTAATTAAGACACAATTAATGTTAAAAATTCGAAATATGACATGTCTTTTTTAAGACATAATCTAGACCGTTTAATAAGTACATACTACATCAACTAAAATCATGtgttcaaaacacaatttttaaattaaattataagatTGTGTATGAATATGTACAACAAACATTAAGCTTTATATGTATTTCCTTATCTTATCCCCtttcccctatatatgtgtgtgtgtttctaaaaaaaagaaaagaaaaaagaaagatactTAGTGTTGTTGAGTTGTCCCACATCAGTAATGTGTAATATTGAGAAGAGGTTTATCACTtactccgcgacactaactgccgcatgcagttttagTGTTGGCGTATGAATATATTTCCTTATCTCATCCTCTTTCCCTATACGTGGgtgtgttttcaaaaaaaaaaacattaagctTTATAATcaaagagtgttttttttttttttttaagaacaataagAAGGTTCAAAATTAAAGGAAATAGTAACGGATACATCTAAAATCCATAAAgaaactttctattttttacaGAATCAAATCTATAAAAggtatttctcaaaaaaaaaaaaaaaaaaaatctataaaaggTTTTTCATCTATCCGTCACGCACCCTTGCCGCGCGTGACACAAAGAAACCTTCATGTCATCCTTTCAAACGCAGACAACCGCACAGAAAATAGCCGTTGATGCACGTTGCCGACATCGGAGGACACTCGTATTCTCCGTGTTTTCCAgatcattaaaatattaacaaaaaaatattttatcccATCAAGACCGATTTGACTACAAAATGAAACTCACACAGTCACActcacgcacacacacacacacacacactctcctCTTTTATATAGCTGTTACCAACTACCACTACTAAAACCCAAACCTCTcaacttctctttctctctctctcacacaactTTCATTTCTTTAATCAGAGTTCAAATCCAAAACTTTCCCTAGAAATCATCTAATCTCTCTCACTCATTCCCTATATTCCACACCAAATCCAATTTCTTGgattcacttttcttttcttttcttccatcTTTTACCTTTGGAAAAAGAATTCCacggaaaaaaaataattaatttagtaaAATTGCGTGTGGCGTAGTATTTCCTTTGAACGAGTGCAGGAatgttctttcttttattcaaGTTTTGCTAGCAAATCCATCCAAACGCTCCTTAATTCGGTTTTTCAGATCAATCTTCGGCTCAAATCCAAGGTAAAACAGAGTTTTTATTAGCGCTACTTAAGATGAGAAAGAAGAACAGTGTTACTGTTACTAAGTATGAAATtcttaagttttaattttttttttataatatttattgaaaactagttttgattgaataatatgtgtgtgtgtgtgtaatataGTGTGTGAGTTAATAGAATCTGTTTAGTAACTTTTaagtttgattagttttggTGCTTATTGGATTAATTAGTGTTAGTCAGATATGGAAACTCTAGAAAATTTTAGGATGTGTTTGGTGAATcagaaaatttagattttatttatcatGAATTTAAAGGTGGAAATGGTGCCATGTCATATCAAATCTCAGTCCATCTATAAGGATTGATTTCTGATTATAAATGATGTGATGCagtgtataaatttttttagattcgcggaaaatattattattgtgcctttggatttggtttttttggcTGTTTGGTGAAAGTAGATGAAAGTACAATTgtacctgaaaaaaaaaagcgtaaGGTTTTAAAAAGCTGTATATGTGAAATGGTTTCCTCTCCATTTCAGAAACAAATGGAAAGGATTCTACTGTGTGTTTGGATGCAAGGTTatgagaaaattgaaaatgtccCCGGAACCTGtggttttggatttgttttactATATTGTGTGGTCATGGGATTGGGGTGCCACTTCTTCGGGTTTTGATTATATAATTTTTCGGTACTGACTTTGATTTTGTGAAATGGTTGCGTTGATAGTGACGGTGTGTGCTAGGTTATATGTAAAACAAAATGGGGCAATTCAATATGAAGCCTGAATGCAAACTATTCTATTTAAATTGGACATAACACTTGGGTTTGGGCTTTCATTTATTAGAGGTTGATATTACTCGTCATTTATACATTCTTACTCAGGGAAATTTTCATATCCAGATATATATAAATGGCTACACTTGGAGATATGGGAGTTTCGGCGGCTATCAACATTCTCAGTGCATTCATTTTCCTCTTGGTATTCGCCTTTTTAAGGCTTCAACCTTTCAATGATAGAGTGTACTTCCCAAAGTGGTACCTTAGGAATTTAAGAACAGATCCAACAACATCCGGAACATTTGTAAGCAAGTTTGTGAATCTGGACTTTAGGACATATATAAGGTTTTTGAATTGGATGCCAGAAGCACTGAAAATGCCGGAACCTGCACTCATTGAGCATGCAGGATTGGATTCAGCTGTTTACTTGCGGATTTACTTGGTTGGGTATGTAGTAATCAAAGTCAAAATTTCTCATGTCTGTATATTTGTGAAAATGTAAATATATTAGATTGTACTgatttctctattatttattCATGCAGACTTAAGATCTTTGTTCCTATAGCCTTCCTTGCATGGTCTATCTTGGTGCCAGTTAACTGGACAAATAGCACCTTAGAGGATGCAACCAAGTTCTCCAATGTAACTGCTAGCAACATCGATAAGCTCTCTATTTCGAATATCCCAACTGGATCACAAAGGTTTGAAACCGTCTTTCCTTCACAATTTCGTTTGCCATGTCATTTCTTGACATGATTAAACCATTCAGAACTTCGCTTATCTTTTGTAATTGTTCTATGGTTCCTTTTTTCAACCCTAATTTTTGGGTCCACACACAGCATAGCTTATTTACCAAGTTATATAAAGGGTTTTGATGTATTggcttatttttctttcaattgttcTCCTATAGCATCCATGCTATTGGGGTTATCCAGAAATCTGTTATTAGAATTTCATTCCTGAAGGATTGTTCATACTTTGATTCATCTTTATAACCTGAATGTAATATTTATGCCACATCCTGGATCACAGGTTTTGGAGTCATATATTGATGGCATATGCCTTTACCTTTTGGACATGCTATGTGTTGATGAAGGAGTATGAGACAGTTGCCTTAATGCGGTTGCAGTTTCTTGCATCAGAAAAACGCCGCCCAGATCAATTCACTGTGAGATCATATCTCTGTCTCGTAAATTAGTTCAgattatctttaatttttaattatgagAAATATGATGAACTATGAACTATTTCTTTGCAGTATTTGACTTTGATTTAAATAAGAGAAGATGCTTGATTTATACAAAGAAGCTCACTAGTGACTCTTCTCTTTCTTAATATTAAAACCACTTAAAGTACCAAACATCAAAATAACTTGTTTGcggctttttttttccctggagTACTAAAAATAGATGCTTGAGATATTCTTTAAGGCTAACGTgttgtaacaatttttttgatgaactttaTTGATTATTTCTAATGTTATGTTATGTTATGGTAACGGGACAATTTTTCTATGTCGCAGCCTGATATAAACTTGtctcaaattttcaattgtttacAGGTCCTTGTCAGAAATGTTCCACCTGACCCTGATGAATCTACAAGTGAGCTTGTGGAGCATTTTTTCCTAGTCAACCATCCGGATCACTATCTTACTCATCAGGTTGGTTCTTGCTAAAcagaatgaaaaataataataataataataataataataataaagaaaactgATGATATCTTGGACTCTGATTTGTGTTAAGGAGCCATGAACTGCTGGCATGCTTTAAATTCATTTGTTTGAGTAGCTGGTGTGAGACTGTGAACTGTTGCTAGTGAGTTTACTGTTTTAGGGATCTGTGGTTCCTAGGAAAATAAGTTATGCAATCATCTTTGTTTATTAGCATGCACTTAAGTTATCTTATTGTGATTATGTCTTCTCTGACTTACTATGTATTGACTGTGATATGCAGGTGGTATATGATGCAAACAAGCTTGACAAACTggtcaagaagaagaaaaaattgcagAACTGGCTTGTTTACTACCAAAATAAGTATATTAGAAAAAGTTCTCAGAGGCCCTTCATGAAGGTACTTCAATGCAATCTGATAGGTCTCTAGTAGCTTGTTCCATATCAGTGTTCAAatttaccactttctttaacCCAATTGTACCTGTGTTCTCTCTTCCAGACTGGTTTTCTTGGGCTACGGGGAAAAAAAGTGGATGCAATTGATCATCATGTGTCTGAAGTTGAGAAACTGTCAAAAGAAGTAAGTGCAACTCCTTGATTTTCTTGATTAATGGAATTTATTTTTCCGTAATATTGTGAATATTGATTTGTGTCAGTTTGCCATGAGCATCATAGGAGCATGTGCTTTATGCCATCATCTTTTAAGTAAGGTTGAAATTCTTTGTCAtgattatttgaaatttaaaaaagtagGCATTTTGCTTCAACCTAGACCACATCCAGAATGTTTAAACCATAGGCTGGTCAAATTGCTGTCCCACTGATCTCATAAACAACATGATTTCACTGTCAAAGCCTTAGCCAAGCTGTTCAGTGTTCTGTTAGATATGCTTGTTGGCGATACTTTATTAATGTGATCttagtattataaaaaaaccCATGAATATAAATTTAGCTCTATATCCCTATGTACTAGGGCTTTGCCCTCTtatctttttcattaaaaatttaatttaattttaaaaaaaatatttctccaCCGGAGCTAGAAGTTCTTTCCCTAAATATATATCTAGTTGAGGTTTTCAACAACTATGCATATGATATTTCATATGGGAGGGAAAAATTCCTGTTACACATTTACAGCATCCCAGGAGCCTTTTTTGTTTGTCTGACCTTAATTATTTCAAAATGCTCATGTTAACTGGAAATTTTGACTGGACGTTTCTGGTCACTGCCTGTTTCATTCATGCGTCCATTTAGATTTAAGTGAAAAgttattgcattttattatgtggctttttttttttttttgtctgcaAGTACACATTAAGGTCCAATATAATTGAAATGGATCAATTCTCCTTCAGATAGCTGTAGAGAGGGAAAGAATTACAAACAGTCCAAAATCTATCATGCCTGCAGCATTTGTTTCTTTCAAAACTCGTTGGGGAGCTGCTGTTTGTGCGCAAACTCAACAATCCAAAGACCCAACTATTTGGTTAACGGAGTGGGCTCCAGAGCCACGTGATGTATATTGGCCAAACCTGGCTATTCCATATGTTTCCCTCACAGTTAGAAGGCTGATTGTAGCTGTTGCATTTTTCTTCTTGACCTTCTTTTTCATGATCCCCATTGCATTTGTACAATCTCTTGCAACTATCGAGGGCATTGAGAAAGCTGCCCCATTCTTGAAAAGTGTTATTGAAATGTGAGCATGCTTTCATCCTTGGGCCTCTTGTGTTAATAATTAGTCTGCAATAACTTCAAATTACTCATAATGTTATGATTTGCAATGCAGGAGTTTCATTAAATCAGTCATCCAAGGTTTCCTACCTGGGATTGCATTGAAGTTATTCCTTATCTTTCTGCCAGCTATATTGATGATCATGTCTAAATTTGAAGGATTTAATTCTCTATCATCTCTAGAAAGGAGATCGGCCACTAGATATTATATTTTCAACTTTGTAAATGTATTCCTCGGGAGCATAATTGCTGGAAGTGCATTTGAACAGCTAGATTCATTTATTCATCAATCAGCAAACCAGTATGTTATTCTCAAATGTGTGCCATTCCCTTAATTGCTCAGTGTCTCTTTTTCTTGGCAATGCAAATATAATTGTATGTGGGTGCATGTGTATGCTAGTGCTTTGTATATTGTATATGCATGCTTGAGTATTTGAGTATTAAATGATATGTTAACTTGTAACTTTCTAGGAATATTTTGTGGCTCTATGAAGTCTGTAGATATCTATCAAAATTGATCCCTTCTGCACAAAATAGGCATTCTACATGTAAGACTGTAagcttttaaataaaaaatctgtaGAACCATAGAGGCTGAAAGTGATATCTGATAAATAGTGACTAGCAGAATCATATAATAGAGTCCCAGTTGGCATTTAATGGTGAATGCTGTATTAAATGGTAGAGAATAGTGTCATTAGGGATGGATTAGGATATCCCATAGCCACATGATGAGTATCTTGGTGCCTCTACTtataaagaaaaacatgatGAGTATCTTGGTGGGTattattttgcttcttttagtCAACGAGGACAAGACTTTCCACAGTTTTTGTTTCTCTTCGGCAATTTGTAATGTATATTGCAtgttcagttttttatttttttattttttatacaaatgttaaaattttggaaatgttTAACTATATAATTACATAATCTTCAACCATCTATCAAGTATTGACCATTGATTATCTATCAAACTTACATAATTTAGGTTAAATAGACTAATTTTGATTATCTAATTTTTGTGCAATTTAAGTTTTTATCTTAGaattagattttataaaattagtatatttgttttcattttggcaGGATTCCTAAAACAATAGGCGTGGCAATTCCAATGAGAGCAACTTTCTTCATAACTTATATTATGGTTGATGGATGGGCTGGTATAGCTGGGGAAATTCTAATGGTGAAACCTCTTATAATGTATCACTTGAAGAATTTCTTTTTGGTGAAGACAGAAAAGGATAGGGAGGAGGCAATGGATCCAGGAAGTCTTGGTTTCAACACAGGAGAACCCCGTATACAATTCTATTTCCTACTGGGCCTTGTGTATGCTACAGTGACACCTATTATACTTCCTTTCATAATCATTTTCTTCAGCCTGGCTTATGTTGTATTCCGTCATCAGGTACAGAGTGGTATCtttcattataaaattttatgtataaagGACAATATAGGGTATAAATACACATGCTTGTGATTATGGCAGTATCAATCCAATGCATCAAATCGTTGAaggctttttaagaaaaattgcTAGGGAGGTGTACATTCAGTGCTTGCTGCCCATTTGTGTAGAACACTAGTTAAATGTGTAATACTTGTGCCTTTTTAGGTTGAAACAAGTAAAacacaaaaccttttttttacccaaaatttgggactaaggctttgtttattgttattgttgtagtAGAAGTTACTCATTTAACTAGCTAAACTTAAACCTATGGGAGAGCAACCAAAGTTTGTATCCAAAGGAAATTTTTCTATAGAAGAGTTTGTCTctgagaaaataagaaaaataatagaaataaattgtaattttaaccttgtcttttttttttcatattgtttttttttccctcttgcCAACAATGAACTAGCTTCACCTAATTTTATGTCTTAACCATAAAAGGCATACATGTGGACTCATCTTCTCAACATCTTTTACGTATAGCACATATGGTGTGTGCTTATAGATAAAAATTATCAGATGACAATATCTGATATATGCATTCCTGGTTATGAGAATTAGGTTTTCTCTTGAAATTCAGTTCTTCCtagatgtgttttttttctttaattactTCCCTTCAtgacaaatttattttgtttgttagaTCTCAACGGCTTTGCTTATGTGTGTTGAGTGTGGGCATGTTCGTGTGTGTGAGGGTATTCAGTATTTAGCATAGAAATATATAATGTTAGTAAGATACCTTTCTTTCTGCCATATCTTACATCTTACTTTTGAAAATGCAGATCATAAATGTTTATAACCAAGAGTATGAGAGTGCTGCGGCATTTTGGCCTGATGTCCATGGGCGTGTTATAAGTGCGTTGGTCATTTCACAAGTGCTTCTAATGGGATTGATGAGCACAAAAAAAGCTGCCCTGACAACCCCATTTCTCATTGCACTTCCAATTCTAACCATATGGTTCAATAGGTTCTGCAAAGGCCGATATGAAGCAGCATTTGTTATATATCCACTAGAGGTTTGTTGAACTTACAAGTTGCAAAGTCGATgttgtattattatttaaaattattgcaTGCATTCTGACAGAAACTCCTTGGCATGCCTGTCTTCATTGTGGTGATTAACAT
The sequence above is drawn from the Castanea sativa cultivar Marrone di Chiusa Pesio chromosome 5, ASM4071231v1 genome and encodes:
- the LOC142633903 gene encoding hyperosmolality-gated Ca2+ permeable channel 1.2-like: MATLGDMGVSAAINILSAFIFLLVFAFLRLQPFNDRVYFPKWYLRNLRTDPTTSGTFVSKFVNLDFRTYIRFLNWMPEALKMPEPALIEHAGLDSAVYLRIYLVGLKIFVPIAFLAWSILVPVNWTNSTLEDATKFSNVTASNIDKLSISNIPTGSQRFWSHILMAYAFTFWTCYVLMKEYETVALMRLQFLASEKRRPDQFTVLVRNVPPDPDESTSELVEHFFLVNHPDHYLTHQVVYDANKLDKLVKKKKKLQNWLVYYQNKYIRKSSQRPFMKTGFLGLRGKKVDAIDHHVSEVEKLSKEIAVERERITNSPKSIMPAAFVSFKTRWGAAVCAQTQQSKDPTIWLTEWAPEPRDVYWPNLAIPYVSLTVRRLIVAVAFFFLTFFFMIPIAFVQSLATIEGIEKAAPFLKSVIEMSFIKSVIQGFLPGIALKLFLIFLPAILMIMSKFEGFNSLSSLERRSATRYYIFNFVNVFLGSIIAGSAFEQLDSFIHQSANQIPKTIGVAIPMRATFFITYIMVDGWAGIAGEILMVKPLIMYHLKNFFLVKTEKDREEAMDPGSLGFNTGEPRIQFYFLLGLVYATVTPIILPFIIIFFSLAYVVFRHQIINVYNQEYESAAAFWPDVHGRVISALVISQVLLMGLMSTKKAALTTPFLIALPILTIWFNRFCKGRYEAAFVIYPLEEAMRKDTLERAKEPNLNLKGFLQNAYVHPVFKASEDEEDDEINDDKWENESVIVPTKRQSRRNTPAPSKISGASSPPSLPEAVQELPQP